A stretch of Oncorhynchus gorbuscha isolate QuinsamMale2020 ecotype Even-year linkage group LG24, OgorEven_v1.0, whole genome shotgun sequence DNA encodes these proteins:
- the LOC124013194 gene encoding homocysteine-responsive endoplasmic reticulum-resident ubiquitin-like domain member 2 protein isoform X1 — protein MDQGVADSPVILLIKAPNQKYDDQTINCFLNWTVEKLKTHISQVYPSKPSFKDQRLVYSGKLLLDHLILKDVLRKQDEYHVVHLVCASRTPPGSPKLHISHSNKAPGVPSTGFTTGQSPRLSSHSQDGQSTSTGERSDGLRHHTGPAPNHAAHPALMQAYMWNQFSPQQSPTNNMPAYPGIQYNPMTLLWWQQVYARQYYMHYQMLAASSHHFRTDLLSTQPGQSDPLNPPPLEERRGEPDIQMNAQGGEVHLNEEEQNRDWLDWVYTVSRIAILLSIVYFYSSFSRFVMVMGAMLLLYLHQAGWFPFNPENEFQNHGYGPQQDEMEADLHHDLQEMERVMDEGLGDDDGDSGEEGLEDPNGIPHAGFLSTTWSFIVTFFMSLIPEGPPNAAN, from the exons ATGGACCAGGGTGTTGCCGACAGTCCTGTTATCCTCCTCATCAAGGCACCCAACCAGAAGTATGATGACCAGACAATCAACTGCTTCCTGAACTGGACAGTGGAGAAACTGAAAACCCATATCTCACAAGTATATCCCAGTAAACCG AGCTTCAAAGACCAGAGGCTGGTGTATTCTGGGAAGCTCCTCTTGGATCACTTAATACTGAAAGATGTGCTCAGAAAG CAGGATGAGTACCACGTGGTCCACCTGGTGTGTGCATCTCGCACCCCTCCTGGGTCCCCCAAGCTCCACATCAGCCACAGTAACAAGGCCCCTGGAGTCCCCTCTACTGGCTTCACA ACGGGTCAGagcccccgtctctcctcccatAGCCAAGATGGCCAATCAACCTCCACTGGAGAGCGCTCTGACGGGCTGAGACATCACACAGGCCCCGCCCCTAACCATGCAGCACACCCTGCCTTAATGCAAGC CTACATGTGGAACCAGTTCTCTCCACAGCAAAGCCCTACCAACAACATGCCAGCCTACCCTGGCATACAGTACAATCCCATGACGCTGCTGTGGTGGCAGCAGGTGTACGCCCGGCAATACTACATGCACTA TCAGATGTTGGCTGCCTCATCTCACCACTTTAGGACTGACCTGCTCTCGACCCAGCCCGGTCAATCAGATCCTCTGAACCCACCTCCCCTGGAGGAGCGCCGTGGCGAGCCTGACATCCAGATGAATGCCCAGGGAGGAGAGGTGCATCTAAATGAAGAAGAGCAGAACCGTGATTGGCTGGACTGGGTGTACACGGTGTCACGCATCGCCATCTTGCTCAGCATAGTCTACTTCTACTCCTCCTTTAGCCGCTTTGTCATGGTGATGGGCGCCATGTTGTTGCTATATCT GCACCAAGCAGGATGGTTCCCTTTTAACCCGGAGAATGAATTTCAGAACCATGGATATGGGCCCCAACAGGATGAGATGGAGGCGGACCTTCATCATGACCTCCAAGAGATG GAGCGGGTGATGGATGAAGGCTTGGGGGACGATGATGGGGACAGTGGAGAGGAAGGACTGGAGGATCCCAATGGTATTCCCCATGCTGGCTTTCTCTCTACGACTTGGTCTTTTATCGTCACGTTCTTCATGTCTCTCATACCTGAGGGGCCACCCAATGCTGCCAACTGA
- the LOC124013194 gene encoding homocysteine-responsive endoplasmic reticulum-resident ubiquitin-like domain member 2 protein isoform X2: MDQGVADSPVILLIKAPNQKYDDQTINCFLNWTVEKLKTHISQVYPSKPSFKDQRLVYSGKLLLDHLILKDVLRKQDEYHVVHLVCASRTPPGSPKLHISHSNKAPGVPSTGFTTGQSPRLSSHSQDGQSTSTGERSDGLRHHTGPAPNHAAHPALMQAYMWNQFSPQQSPTNNMPAYPGIQYNPMTLLWWQQVYARQYYMHYQMLAASSHHFRTDLLSTQPGQSDPLNPPPLEERRGEPDIQMNAQGGEVHLNEEEQNRDWLDWVYTVSRIAILLSIVYFYSSFSRFVMVMGAMLLLYLTMDMGPNRMRWRRTFIMTSKRWSG; the protein is encoded by the exons ATGGACCAGGGTGTTGCCGACAGTCCTGTTATCCTCCTCATCAAGGCACCCAACCAGAAGTATGATGACCAGACAATCAACTGCTTCCTGAACTGGACAGTGGAGAAACTGAAAACCCATATCTCACAAGTATATCCCAGTAAACCG AGCTTCAAAGACCAGAGGCTGGTGTATTCTGGGAAGCTCCTCTTGGATCACTTAATACTGAAAGATGTGCTCAGAAAG CAGGATGAGTACCACGTGGTCCACCTGGTGTGTGCATCTCGCACCCCTCCTGGGTCCCCCAAGCTCCACATCAGCCACAGTAACAAGGCCCCTGGAGTCCCCTCTACTGGCTTCACA ACGGGTCAGagcccccgtctctcctcccatAGCCAAGATGGCCAATCAACCTCCACTGGAGAGCGCTCTGACGGGCTGAGACATCACACAGGCCCCGCCCCTAACCATGCAGCACACCCTGCCTTAATGCAAGC CTACATGTGGAACCAGTTCTCTCCACAGCAAAGCCCTACCAACAACATGCCAGCCTACCCTGGCATACAGTACAATCCCATGACGCTGCTGTGGTGGCAGCAGGTGTACGCCCGGCAATACTACATGCACTA TCAGATGTTGGCTGCCTCATCTCACCACTTTAGGACTGACCTGCTCTCGACCCAGCCCGGTCAATCAGATCCTCTGAACCCACCTCCCCTGGAGGAGCGCCGTGGCGAGCCTGACATCCAGATGAATGCCCAGGGAGGAGAGGTGCATCTAAATGAAGAAGAGCAGAACCGTGATTGGCTGGACTGGGTGTACACGGTGTCACGCATCGCCATCTTGCTCAGCATAGTCTACTTCTACTCCTCCTTTAGCCGCTTTGTCATGGTGATGGGCGCCATGTTGTTGCTATATCT AACCATGGATATGGGCCCCAACAGGATGAGATGGAGGCGGACCTTCATCATGACCTCCAAGAGATG GAGCGGGTGA
- the LOC124012826 gene encoding probable C-mannosyltransferase DPY19L1 has protein sequence MSYFEAFSDSESENMAMKTRRSGDQAQFCPESDDEELFNSTKDIPNDGKGKRVAFALHVNKRQARKCVSLCVLQTEDRVSDGSDFAFIRDKVGITVRYFMNIGITVIIAVLAGLLHWAHLTNLFENDKHFSHLSSIEKEMAFRTEMGLYYSYFKVFINAPSFLHGLHLIMNDRFSEYPLVINALKRFNLYPEVFLGSLFRIYTGTMDFFGIPTKACWNVNRADGLNPVESCEGMGDAAYFYVSCVFLLNGVMMSLFYIYGTYLSGSRLGGVVTVLCLFFNHGESTRVMWTPPLRESFSYPFFVLQMLLLTRILRRSKLERRSLVALGACNVLFLLPWPFAQFVLLTQIACLFACNFMGYLSTSKMKSLLVVHLGSFAICFVMLFGKLELLTSFYISSLVAGWAIIALRDDITRVCKHGIVTIFVQGIAWFTSTVLLKFFMSFILGASNDAHIGNLIRSKLTNYKDFHTLMYTCAAEFDFMELETLLGYVKTLILPVNIVIVAIISGKAIKEVWRSLRHERVDSKEDVDIDTEQMAKLANGEMVYHSLQLVAFAVLAILVMRIKLFLAPLMCLMASLICSRQLFGWIGEHFKCHITVFGILSIMAIQGVANFQSQRGIVGDFSNLPQEQLLEWINANTMPNAVFAGSMPTMASVKLSTGRAIVNHPHYEDTWQKERTKLVYTMYSRKPAKEVKRNLMQLQADYFILEDSWCNRRSRPGCSMPEIWDVEDQENRGKLPLCTLLSIDSRPHFTTMFENKVYKVLKIPKDAK, from the exons ATGTCATATTTTGAGGCATTCTCGGACTCGGAGTCTGAAAACATGGCTATGAAGACTCGCCGGTCAGGCGACCAGGCCCAGTTTTGCCCTGAAAGTGACGACGAGGAATTGTTCAACTCAACCAAAGACATCCCAAATGATGGAAAGGGTAAACGCGTTGCATTTGCTCTTCATGTCAACAAACGACAAGCACGAAAATGTGTTTCTCTCTGCGTTTTGCAAACCGAAGATCGCGTTTCTGACGGGTCTGACTTTGCTTTTATTCGAGATAAAGTAGGCATAACTGTGCGATATTTTATGAACATTGGAATCACAGTCATTATTG CTGTCTTGGCTGGACTTCTGCATTG GGCTCATCTAACAAACCTCTTTGAAAATGACAAACACTTTTCACACCTATCTTCGATTGAAAAAGAAATGGCTTTCCGCACTGAAATG GGTCTGTATTATTCCTATTTCAAGGTCTTCATCAATGCGCCATCCTTTTTGCATGGTCTCCACCTGATCATGAACGACAGGTTCTCTGAGTATCCTCTTGTTATCAATGCTCTGAAGAGGTTCAATCTGTACCCAGAG GTTTTCCTTGGCAGCCTGTTCAGGATTTACACTGGCACCATGGACTTCTTTGGAATCCCAACCAAGGCATGTTGGAATGTCAACAGAGCAGATGGACTGAATCCAGTAGAGAGCTGTGAAG GCATGGGGGATGCAGCCTACTTCTATGTCTCCTGTGTCTTCCTGCTTAATGGGGTAATGATGAGCCTGTTCTACATCTACGGGACTTACCTAAG TGGCAGTCGTCTTGGAGGGGTCGTCACTGTCCTGTGTCTCTTCTTCAACCATGGAGAG AGCACTCGGGTCATGTGGACTCCACCGCTGAGGGAGAGCTTCTCCTATCCCTTCTTTGTCCTGCAGATGCTGCTGTTAACACGCATTCTCAG GCGTTCCAAACTTGAAAGAAGATCCCTAGTAGCTCTTGGTGCTTGCAATGTGTTGTTCCTTCTTCCTTGGCCATTTGCCCAGTTTGTTTTGCTAACTCAG ATTGCATGCCTGTTTGCCTGTAATTTTATGGGCTATCTCTCCACTTCCAAGATGAAATCACTACTTGTTGTGCATTTG GGTTCATTTGCCATCTGCTTTGTCATGCTGTTTGGGAAATTGGAACTTTTGACATCTTTTTACATTTCTTCCCTGGTTGCTGGCTGG GCCATCATCGCACTGAGAGACGATATCACAAGAGTCTGCAAACATGGAATCGTCACAATT TTTGTTCAAGGTATTGCCTGGTTTACCTCCACTGTGCTTCTCAAATTCTTCATGTCGTTCATCCTCGGAGCGTCCAATGAT GCTCACATTGGCAACTTGATCAGATCCAAGTTGACCAACTACAAGGATTTCCACACGTTGATGTACACCTGTGCTGCAGAGTTCGACTTTATGGAGCTGGAG ACTTTGTTGGGATACGTTAAGACATTGATACTCCCGGTAAACATAGTTATTGTAGCCATCATTTCTGGAAAG GCAATTAAAGAAGTCTGGAGATCTCTTAGGCACGAAAGAGTTGACTCTAAAGAAGACGTCGATATTGACACTGAGCA GATGGCAAAGTTGGCTAATGGGGAG aTGGTGTACCATAGTCTGCAGCTGGTGGCCTTTGCTGTGCTGGCGATCTTGGTCATGAGAATCAAACTCTTCCTGGCCCCGCTGATGTGCCTCATGGCCTCCCTGATCTGCTCTAGACAG TTGTTTGGCTGGATAGGGGAGCACTTCAAGTGCCACATCACTGTGTTTGGCATCCTGTCCATCATGGCCATCCAGGGCGTGGCCAACTTCCAGAGCCAGCGAGGAATCGTAGGAGACTTCAGCAACCTGCCTCAGGAGCAGCTCCTGGAGTGGATCAATGCCAACACCATGCCCA ATGCTGTGTTTGCTGGCTCCATGCCAACCATGGCGAGTGTGAAACTGTCCACTGGTAGAGCCATCGTGAATCATCCCCACTACGAGGACACTTGGCAGAA GGAAAGAACCAAGTTGGTGTACACCATGTACAGCCGTAAACCGGCCAAGGAGGTGAAGAGGAATCTGATGCAGCTGCAGGCAGACTATTTCATCCTGGAGGACTCCTGGTGTAACCGACGCTCCAG GCCAGGCTGCAGCATGCCTGAGATCTGGGACGTGGAGGATCAGGAGAACAGAGGAAAGTTGCCGCTATGTACCCTCCTATCCATCGACTCCCGACCTCACTTCACCACAATGTTCGAGAATAAAGTCTACAAGGTGCTGAAAATCCCCAAAGATGCCAAATAG